A genome region from Thermomonospora amylolytica includes the following:
- a CDS encoding class I SAM-dependent methyltransferase, with protein sequence MKLADAVAFVGHQVHICRFREAGTLLRWMGPDLRGKRVLDVAGGDGYWAGQARRRGARAVSIDLARNKMLYGKTLAHPPALIEGDALALPFADASFDAVLSVCAIEHFDDGGRSLAEMARVLKPGGEIFMSADVLSRADAWPKLRDAHKAKYHVQHTYTHETLGKLMNEHGLDVVAHSYQFRTAAAERLYLSLSAYGGRVGFNAAAPLAPLVALTDRRAPNERGSIVLVRARKRA encoded by the coding sequence ATGAAGCTTGCTGATGCGGTCGCGTTCGTCGGCCACCAGGTGCACATCTGCCGGTTCCGCGAGGCGGGGACGCTGCTGCGATGGATGGGACCCGACCTGCGCGGGAAGCGGGTCCTGGACGTCGCCGGCGGGGACGGCTACTGGGCCGGGCAGGCCCGCAGGCGCGGTGCGCGGGCGGTCTCCATCGACCTGGCCCGCAACAAGATGCTGTACGGCAAGACGCTGGCGCACCCCCCGGCGCTGATCGAGGGCGACGCGCTGGCGCTGCCGTTCGCCGACGCCTCGTTCGACGCGGTGCTGTCGGTGTGCGCGATCGAGCACTTCGACGACGGCGGGCGGTCGCTGGCGGAGATGGCGCGGGTGCTCAAGCCCGGCGGTGAAATTTTCATGTCCGCCGACGTGCTCAGCCGCGCCGACGCCTGGCCCAAACTGCGCGACGCGCACAAGGCCAAGTACCACGTCCAGCACACCTACACCCACGAGACGCTGGGCAAGCTGATGAACGAGCACGGCCTGGACGTGGTCGCGCACTCCTACCAGTTCCGCACCGCCGCGGCCGAACGGCTGTACCTGTCGCTGTCGGCCTACGGGGGCAGGGTCGGGTTCAACGCGGCGGCCCCGCTGGCCCCGCTGGTGGCGCTGACCGACCGGCGCGCCCCCAACGAGCGCGGCAGCATCGTGCTCGTCCGCGCCCGCAAGCGCGCCTGA
- a CDS encoding glycosyltransferase family 4 protein, translated as MAPRILVDATAVPADRGALGRYVDGLLGALDDQGADLVVVCQRSDEARYAALAPRARVVAGPATLAHRTSRLAWEQNGLPLVARQVGADVIHHPYYTVPLRAHCPTVVTVHDVTHFSEPEEHNPVRSEYLKSATRTAAYRATRLVVPSNATKDELVRLLGADPGRIDVAYHGVDHRVFHRPAEEEVKRVSDRLGLHGHPYVAFLGALEPRKNVPNLIRGWAAAVAEMHEPPALVLAGGAGGWDDEVDAALATVPVHLRVIRPGYLSWASLPGFLGGALAVALPSRGEGFGLPVLEAMACGAPVLTTRRSSLPEVGGDAVAYTEPDAASIATALRELISDPARRAALAEAAFRRSEQFTWAASAQAHLAAYDRAATASPARQ; from the coding sequence GTGGCGCCTCGAATTCTCGTTGACGCCACCGCCGTACCCGCCGACCGTGGGGCGCTGGGCCGCTACGTGGACGGGCTGCTGGGCGCGCTGGACGACCAGGGCGCCGATCTGGTGGTGGTCTGCCAGCGGTCCGACGAGGCGCGCTACGCGGCGCTGGCCCCGCGGGCGCGGGTGGTGGCGGGCCCGGCGACGCTGGCGCACCGGACCTCCCGGCTGGCCTGGGAGCAGAACGGGCTGCCGCTGGTCGCCCGGCAGGTGGGCGCGGACGTGATCCACCACCCGTACTACACGGTGCCGCTGCGCGCGCACTGCCCGACCGTGGTGACGGTGCACGACGTGACGCACTTCAGCGAGCCGGAGGAGCACAACCCGGTCCGCTCGGAGTACCTGAAGTCGGCCACCCGGACCGCCGCCTACCGCGCCACCCGGCTGGTCGTCCCGTCCAACGCCACCAAGGACGAGCTGGTGCGGCTGCTGGGCGCCGACCCCGGCCGGATCGACGTGGCCTACCACGGCGTGGACCACCGGGTGTTCCACCGGCCCGCCGAGGAGGAGGTCAAGCGGGTCTCCGACCGGCTCGGCCTGCACGGGCACCCGTACGTGGCGTTCCTGGGGGCGCTGGAGCCCCGCAAGAACGTGCCGAACCTGATCCGCGGCTGGGCGGCGGCGGTCGCCGAGATGCACGAGCCGCCCGCGCTGGTGCTGGCGGGCGGGGCCGGCGGCTGGGACGACGAGGTGGACGCGGCGCTGGCGACGGTGCCGGTGCACCTGCGGGTGATCCGCCCCGGCTATCTGAGCTGGGCCTCGCTGCCGGGGTTCCTGGGCGGGGCGCTGGCGGTGGCGCTGCCGAGCCGGGGCGAGGGCTTCGGGCTGCCGGTGTTGGAGGCGATGGCCTGCGGCGCGCCGGTGCTGACCACCCGCCGTTCGTCGCTGCCCGAGGTCGGCGGGGACGCGGTCGCCTACACCGAGCCGGACGCCGCCTCGATCGCCACCGCGCTGCGCGAGCTGATCAGCGACCCGGCCCGCCGGGCGGCGCTGGCCGAGGCCGCGTTCCGCCGGTCGGAGCAGTTCACCTGGGCCGCCTCCGCCCAGGCGCACCTGGCCGCGTACGACCGCGCCGCGACCGCCTCGCCCGCCCGTCAGTGA
- a CDS encoding ATP-binding protein, which translates to MRTPAPPDEENRIHATFTLAPDDRAPAGARERVARELRGWGLARLADDALTVVSELVTNAVRYGAAHITVNVEWHRTREAVEIAVWDDAPGTPQRREPDFVSETGRGLHIVERLSTGWGHRPGTGGVGKTVWAELR; encoded by the coding sequence ATGAGAACGCCCGCGCCACCGGACGAGGAGAACCGGATCCACGCCACGTTCACGCTCGCCCCCGATGACCGGGCACCGGCCGGGGCGCGCGAACGGGTGGCCCGCGAGCTGCGCGGATGGGGACTCGCCCGGCTCGCGGACGACGCGCTGACGGTCGTCTCGGAGCTGGTGACGAACGCGGTCCGGTACGGCGCCGCGCACATCACCGTGAACGTCGAGTGGCACCGCACCCGCGAGGCCGTCGAGATCGCCGTCTGGGACGACGCACCGGGAACGCCGCAGAGGCGGGAGCCCGACTTCGTCTCCGAGACCGGCCGTGGCCTGCACATCGTGGAGCGGCTTTCCACAGGCTGGGGGCATCGCCCCGGCACCGGCGGCGTCGGCAAGACCGTCTGGGCGGAACTGCGGTGA
- the trxA gene encoding thioredoxin — MSAPIKVTDETFEELVLKSDKPVLVDFWAEWCGPCKMIAPILDELAAEYDGRLTIAKLNADENPATQAKAGVMGLPTLNLYVNGEVVEQIVGAKPKRFLVNALEPHLQDVAKS; from the coding sequence GTGAGCGCACCGATCAAGGTCACCGACGAGACGTTCGAGGAGCTGGTCCTCAAGAGCGACAAGCCCGTCCTGGTCGACTTCTGGGCCGAGTGGTGCGGGCCCTGCAAGATGATCGCGCCGATCCTGGACGAACTCGCCGCCGAGTACGACGGCCGGCTCACGATCGCCAAGCTGAACGCCGACGAGAACCCCGCCACCCAGGCCAAGGCCGGCGTGATGGGCCTGCCGACCCTCAACCTGTACGTCAACGGAGAGGTCGTCGAGCAGATCGTCGGCGCCAAGCCCAAGCGCTTCCTGGTCAACGCCCTGGAGCCGCACCTGCAGGACGTCGCCAAGAGCTGA
- a CDS encoding lysylphosphatidylglycerol synthase transmembrane domain-containing protein — protein sequence MISKQRAMSVVRVLLVVSAVAFCAYSLVSQWDETKDAFARMSWAALAGSFLAAVGGLAAWTLSWRVLLAGLGSPIPVTAAARMSFISGLGKYVPGKVWALVTLMELGRRYGVPRIRNASSSLLAIVTSMASGLAVAAVTLPLTSPEATERYWWLFLLAPVLLAMLHPRIVTWGIGLLLKLVRRPGLEQPVSLAATLHATAWATVGWVLFGVHTWLIADAAGGDGRGLPFLAIGAYALAFTAGFLVFIAPNGLGAREAVIVITLSPVLPAGAPLVVALVSRVVLTLADLACAGAVLAVGRGNGNEPGPARLDTDREPMKERS from the coding sequence GTGATTTCCAAGCAGCGGGCCATGAGCGTGGTGCGGGTCCTGTTGGTCGTGTCCGCCGTGGCCTTCTGTGCCTACAGCCTGGTCTCCCAGTGGGACGAGACCAAGGACGCGTTCGCGCGCATGTCGTGGGCCGCCCTGGCCGGCTCCTTCCTGGCCGCGGTCGGCGGGCTGGCGGCGTGGACGCTGAGCTGGCGGGTGCTCCTGGCCGGGCTCGGCTCCCCCATCCCGGTGACCGCGGCGGCGCGCATGTCGTTCATCTCCGGGCTCGGCAAGTACGTGCCGGGCAAGGTGTGGGCGCTGGTGACCCTGATGGAGCTGGGCCGCCGGTACGGCGTCCCGCGCATCCGCAACGCCAGCTCGTCGCTGCTGGCGATCGTCACGTCGATGGCCTCGGGGCTGGCCGTCGCGGCGGTGACGCTCCCGCTGACCTCGCCGGAGGCCACCGAGCGGTACTGGTGGCTGTTCCTGCTGGCGCCGGTGCTGCTGGCGATGCTGCACCCCCGTATCGTGACCTGGGGCATCGGCCTGCTGCTGAAGCTGGTGCGGCGGCCCGGGCTGGAGCAGCCGGTGAGCCTGGCGGCGACCCTGCACGCCACGGCGTGGGCGACGGTGGGCTGGGTGCTGTTCGGCGTGCACACCTGGCTGATCGCCGACGCGGCCGGCGGTGACGGCCGGGGACTGCCGTTCCTGGCCATCGGGGCGTACGCGCTGGCGTTCACCGCCGGGTTCCTGGTGTTCATCGCGCCCAACGGGCTCGGCGCGCGGGAGGCGGTGATCGTCATCACCCTCTCCCCGGTGCTGCCGGCCGGCGCCCCGCTGGTGGTGGCGCTGGTGTCCCGGGTGGTGCTGACGCTGGCCGACCTGGCCTGCGCCGGAGCGGTCCTGGCGGTGGGCCGCGGGAACGGGAATGAACCGGGCCCCGCCCGCCTTGACACCGACAGAGAGCCGATGAAGGAGAGATCGTGA
- a CDS encoding VOC family protein: MRMLHLGLRITNLERSLAFYTALGYAELGSVPETEFGSLTMLQLPDDPFVSLELVHDPTRPVKDISAVNHLVIQVDDLDATIADLAAKGVTAEPPTEPGPGIRTSWLTDPDGYRIELVQWPPGHPVGMTAADFA; this comes from the coding sequence ATGCGGATGCTGCACCTCGGGCTGCGGATCACGAACCTGGAGCGCTCGCTCGCCTTCTACACCGCGCTCGGGTACGCCGAGCTCGGAAGTGTCCCCGAGACGGAGTTCGGCAGCCTGACCATGCTCCAGCTACCTGACGATCCGTTCGTCAGCCTCGAACTCGTGCACGATCCCACCAGACCGGTCAAGGACATCAGCGCCGTCAACCACCTCGTCATCCAGGTGGACGACCTCGATGCCACGATCGCCGATCTGGCGGCCAAGGGCGTCACGGCCGAGCCGCCGACCGAGCCGGGGCCGGGAATCCGGACGTCATGGCTCACCGACCCCGACGGCTACAGGATCGAACTCGTGCAGTGGCCACCCGGCCACCCGGTCGGCATGACGGCCGCCGACTTCGCCTGA
- a CDS encoding helix-turn-helix domain-containing protein has protein sequence MPNLKEPPNPKTSMWALIAYYLRKSRLRRKQTGEELARILNISPSQLSKLEHDIVRLSEDQAEVLDRAWETDGLFALLVHYATSTHDPQWFAGYLELERKAEIIRIFEPHVIPGLLQTEGYARALLATSFRRDRESILKDRLARQTILSRPDPPYMSVLISQNALEWPVGSPQIMRDQLDHLLKLSEEPTFMIRVIPRSWEVGAYPGLDGGFRLMTADSYGDVAYATSPEGGRLVRSPSEIRSYTVRFDHIAGNALPEAASRELMGQIRDAFHAQLAQE, from the coding sequence GTGCCCAATCTCAAGGAGCCACCGAACCCCAAGACGTCCATGTGGGCTCTCATAGCCTATTACCTGCGAAAATCCCGCCTCAGGCGCAAGCAGACCGGGGAGGAGTTGGCCCGCATCCTCAACATCTCACCGAGCCAACTTTCCAAGCTTGAGCACGACATCGTTCGACTGTCCGAAGATCAGGCGGAGGTGCTGGATCGAGCCTGGGAAACGGATGGACTGTTTGCCCTACTTGTCCACTACGCCACGAGTACGCACGATCCCCAGTGGTTCGCCGGATACCTGGAGCTGGAGAGGAAGGCAGAGATCATCAGGATCTTCGAGCCGCATGTGATACCCGGCCTGCTCCAAACCGAAGGCTATGCCCGCGCTCTGCTGGCCACCAGCTTCCGGCGGGACCGAGAAAGCATCCTGAAGGACAGGCTGGCCCGCCAGACGATCCTCAGCCGGCCCGATCCGCCCTACATGTCCGTACTGATCAGCCAGAACGCTCTGGAGTGGCCGGTCGGCAGCCCTCAAATCATGCGCGATCAGCTCGACCACCTGCTCAAGCTGTCCGAGGAGCCCACCTTCATGATCCGGGTCATCCCCCGGAGCTGGGAGGTAGGGGCCTACCCCGGCCTGGATGGCGGGTTCCGCCTGATGACCGCTGACAGCTACGGGGACGTGGCCTACGCGACCTCCCCCGAAGGGGGAAGACTGGTGCGTTCTCCCTCTGAGATACGCTCGTACACCGTCCGGTTTGACCACATTGCGGGAAACGCGCTTCCGGAAGCGGCTTCCCGGGAGTTGATGGGACAGATCAGAGATGCCTTCCATGCCCAACTGGCGCAAGAGTAG
- a CDS encoding cytochrome P450: MSELVEASPGRDPHPLYSRLRADHPVHWSELLGSWVLTRHEDCTSVLRDSRSFASDWRRIGEDVPEPMLSIQTIDPPEHTGIRHFLVDAVRAIDHRALEETIARQVDARLKDLGARDGFDFVADFAEPVALHTVTAFLGVPPIDLDWFRPVSQAIVDGMDAGIWPEKAGPAVRARALLAEMSADWLADPPGGGLVGYVAAHEAGSGISRPVLLNTLRAVLHAGYESAGRLLTGGMAALLAEPDALPLLARGDLARAVEEIVRFVSPVQADGRACVAETTIGGHTIKAGDPVTMLLGAANRDPSRFAEPDALDFSRHPNPHLGFGRGAHSCLGQSLATLQARIVFGTIAAEHPGIHATGRAVWRGNLTLRGVARLPVSLS, from the coding sequence ATGTCCGAGTTGGTGGAAGCGTCCCCGGGGCGGGATCCCCACCCGCTGTACTCCCGGCTGCGCGCCGATCACCCGGTGCATTGGAGCGAACTGCTGGGGTCCTGGGTGCTGACCCGGCACGAGGACTGCACGTCGGTGCTCCGCGATTCGCGATCCTTCGCGTCGGACTGGCGAAGGATCGGGGAGGACGTCCCCGAACCGATGCTCAGCATCCAGACGATCGACCCGCCCGAGCACACCGGCATACGCCATTTCCTGGTGGACGCGGTCCGCGCCATCGACCACCGGGCCCTCGAGGAGACGATCGCCCGGCAGGTCGACGCCCGGCTCAAGGACCTCGGCGCCCGGGACGGCTTCGACTTCGTCGCGGACTTCGCCGAACCCGTCGCCCTGCACACCGTCACCGCGTTCCTCGGCGTCCCCCCGATCGACCTCGACTGGTTCCGGCCCGTCTCCCAGGCGATCGTCGACGGGATGGACGCCGGGATCTGGCCCGAGAAGGCCGGACCCGCCGTACGGGCACGGGCGCTGCTGGCGGAGATGTCGGCGGACTGGCTCGCCGACCCGCCCGGCGGCGGGCTGGTCGGGTACGTCGCCGCGCACGAGGCCGGATCCGGGATCAGCCGCCCGGTGCTGCTGAACACCCTGCGCGCGGTCCTGCACGCGGGATACGAGTCGGCGGGCAGGCTGCTCACCGGCGGCATGGCCGCGCTGCTGGCCGAACCGGACGCCCTGCCGCTGCTGGCGCGCGGCGACCTGGCCCGCGCGGTCGAGGAGATCGTCCGGTTCGTCTCCCCGGTGCAGGCCGACGGCCGTGCCTGCGTCGCCGAGACGACGATCGGCGGCCACACCATCAAGGCCGGTGATCCCGTCACGATGCTGCTCGGGGCCGCCAACCGCGACCCGTCCCGGTTCGCCGAGCCCGACGCTCTGGACTTCTCCCGCCACCCCAACCCGCATCTGGGGTTCGGCCGGGGCGCGCACTCCTGTCTCGGGCAGTCCCTGGCGACCCTGCAGGCGCGCATCGTGTTCGGGACCATCGCGGCCGAGCATCCCGGCATCCACGCGACGGGCCGGGCCGTGTGGCGCGGCAACCTCACGCTCCGCGGAGTCGCCCGGCTTCCCGTCAGCCTCTCCTGA
- a CDS encoding DUF397 domain-containing protein produces MPSMPNWRKSSYSGPNEPECVEVASLPTGIGLRDSKNPAAGHLTLSPQSFTTLVRQIKNG; encoded by the coding sequence ATGCCTTCCATGCCCAACTGGCGCAAGAGTAGCTACAGCGGCCCGAACGAGCCCGAATGCGTTGAGGTCGCATCCCTCCCCACGGGCATCGGACTGCGCGACTCCAAGAACCCTGCCGCCGGACACCTGACCCTCTCCCCCCAGAGCTTCACCACCCTCGTACGCCAGATCAAGAACGGCTGA
- a CDS encoding M28 family peptidase yields MTTVLRATTATATAIMVLASTTAAQAAGRLDGTWPAHRLAATTTGDDAMRHLRVYDRIARRNGGVRATGTPGFAASDAYTARVLERAGYRVYRQEVPYEDYRIDAEQADVLTPADRPVRVLMMRFSPVTPPGGLTAPLVVAPATESGGCTASDYDGLPVRGSIVLVRRGSCGYMAQQRVAATLGAKAMLVYMATPSPGNIWRLHAFDRSAVTIPVASVSQEQGERLAADAARGTVSLRLRLHGHSVTGTTSNLFAETRGGDPARVVMAGAHLDSVTESPGINDNAAAVAALLATAQRLAPYQRRVRNKVRFAFWGAEELPVVGSTHYVRTLSPEQRADIALYLNFELLAAPNHVRFLMDGDAGDQPPGTTPGPPGSGAIEDVFRAYLRPRGLPFKPQNMRAVGSDHEPFAQAGIPVGGINGGAFAVKTEEEARVFGGQAGRLYDWCYHQACDTIDNIDRRALDENVPAIAYAVGRFAADVSQVEGAR; encoded by the coding sequence ATGACGACGGTCCTCCGCGCCACGACCGCCACGGCCACCGCGATCATGGTGCTGGCGTCCACGACGGCGGCGCAGGCCGCCGGCCGGCTCGACGGGACGTGGCCGGCCCACCGGCTCGCCGCGACCACCACCGGCGACGACGCGATGCGGCACCTGCGGGTCTACGACCGGATCGCCAGGCGGAACGGGGGAGTGCGCGCCACCGGCACGCCCGGGTTCGCCGCGTCCGACGCCTACACCGCCCGGGTGCTGGAGCGCGCGGGATACCGGGTGTACCGGCAGGAGGTGCCGTACGAGGACTACCGGATCGACGCCGAGCAGGCCGACGTGCTCACCCCGGCGGACCGGCCGGTGCGGGTGCTCATGATGAGGTTCTCGCCCGTCACCCCGCCCGGGGGCCTCACCGCACCGCTCGTCGTCGCCCCCGCCACGGAGTCGGGCGGCTGCACCGCGTCCGACTACGACGGCCTGCCGGTGCGCGGATCCATCGTGCTGGTCCGGCGCGGGTCATGCGGCTACATGGCGCAGCAGAGGGTCGCCGCGACGCTGGGAGCCAAGGCGATGCTGGTCTACATGGCGACGCCGAGCCCCGGGAACATCTGGCGGCTGCACGCGTTCGACCGCTCGGCCGTCACGATCCCGGTCGCCAGCGTCTCGCAGGAACAGGGCGAGCGGCTCGCCGCCGACGCCGCCCGCGGCACGGTGAGCCTGCGCCTCCGGCTGCACGGCCACTCGGTGACCGGGACCACCAGCAACCTGTTCGCCGAGACCCGCGGCGGCGACCCGGCCCGCGTCGTGATGGCCGGAGCGCATCTGGACAGCGTCACCGAATCCCCCGGCATCAACGACAACGCCGCCGCCGTCGCCGCGCTGCTGGCCACCGCGCAGCGGCTCGCGCCGTACCAGCGGCGGGTGCGCAACAAGGTGCGGTTCGCGTTCTGGGGCGCGGAGGAACTCCCCGTTGTCGGCTCCACGCACTACGTGCGCACCCTGTCGCCCGAGCAGCGCGCGGACATCGCGCTGTACCTCAACTTCGAACTGCTCGCCGCACCCAACCATGTGCGGTTCCTGATGGACGGCGACGCCGGCGACCAGCCGCCCGGCACCACCCCGGGACCGCCCGGGTCGGGCGCGATCGAGGACGTCTTCCGTGCCTACCTGCGCCCCCGGGGGCTGCCGTTCAAGCCGCAGAACATGCGCGCGGTCGGTTCCGACCACGAGCCGTTCGCACAGGCCGGGATCCCGGTCGGCGGGATCAACGGGGGCGCGTTCGCCGTCAAGACCGAGGAGGAGGCGAGGGTGTTCGGCGGACAGGCCGGGCGGCTGTACGACTGGTGCTACCACCAGGCGTGCGACACGATCGACAACATCGACCGCCGTGCCCTGGACGAGAACGTGCCTGCCATCGCCTACGCGGTGGGGCGCTTCGCCGCCGACGTCTCGCAGGTGGAGGGCGCCCGATGA
- a CDS encoding aspartyl/asparaginyl beta-hydroxylase domain-containing protein has translation MSTYPASTPMALDFDVAKLQADLDALRRERWRAQRPIGRDGLLPEPDVDWRVLPLRSIGGDPERTDPGGAGLDDFADTPWLDKAPHLREVIDAIPAPVRGVRLMSLGSGATVHEHRDSRYGFPNGLLRLHVPIDTNPDAVVVIDRVPRHWDAGRLWFGDFRRPHYVANHGDRARVHMVIDCLVGHRLIDLFPAGFRERLPLSEMLFAREPVPLVDGELEAFRCRFALPGEFPQWSEDEAADGPDAEAAIEIADGRPVLGIDGRPAFGLVHLGLGEFRLTGWSEERTITVEPGGSVRIRIRAGRRMREWIRPMHP, from the coding sequence ATGAGCACCTACCCCGCATCGACGCCCATGGCGCTGGACTTCGACGTCGCGAAACTCCAGGCCGACCTGGACGCGCTGCGCCGCGAGCGGTGGCGGGCGCAACGCCCGATCGGGCGGGACGGCCTGCTCCCGGAGCCGGACGTCGACTGGCGGGTCCTGCCGCTGCGCAGCATCGGCGGGGATCCGGAACGCACCGACCCCGGCGGCGCGGGCCTGGACGACTTCGCCGACACCCCCTGGCTGGACAAGGCCCCCCACCTCCGCGAGGTGATCGACGCGATCCCCGCACCGGTCCGCGGTGTGCGGCTGATGTCCCTGGGGAGCGGCGCCACCGTGCACGAGCACCGCGACTCCAGGTACGGATTCCCCAACGGCCTGCTGAGACTGCACGTGCCGATCGACACCAACCCCGACGCCGTCGTGGTCATCGACCGGGTGCCGCGGCACTGGGACGCGGGCAGGCTGTGGTTCGGCGACTTCCGGCGGCCGCACTACGTGGCCAACCACGGCGACCGGGCCCGCGTCCACATGGTGATCGACTGCCTGGTCGGCCACCGGCTCATCGACCTGTTCCCCGCGGGCTTCCGGGAGCGGCTGCCGCTCAGCGAGATGCTGTTCGCCCGCGAGCCGGTCCCGCTCGTCGACGGCGAGCTCGAGGCGTTCCGCTGCCGTTTCGCCCTGCCCGGCGAGTTCCCGCAGTGGTCCGAGGACGAGGCCGCCGACGGCCCGGACGCCGAGGCCGCGATCGAGATCGCGGACGGCCGCCCCGTTCTCGGCATCGACGGAAGGCCGGCGTTCGGCCTGGTGCATCTCGGGCTCGGCGAGTTCCGCCTCACCGGATGGAGCGAGGAGCGCACGATCACCGTCGAGCCCGGCGGCTCGGTACGGATCCGGATCCGCGCCGGACGCCGGATGCGCGAATGGATCCGGCCCATGCACCCGTGA
- the manB gene encoding mannose-1-phosphate guanylyltransferase: MEAILLVGGQGTRLRPLTLSTPKPLLPMAGVPLLEHQLTRAREAGVRRLVFATSYRASMFTEAFGDGSRLGLEIVYCTEEEPLGTAGAIRNAAQALTGGPADPVLVLNGDILSSHDLHAQLAAHRKADAAVTLHLTLVDDARRYGAVPTAPDGRVLAFVEKSPNPPTNQVNAGCYIFRRSVIDEIPEGRVVSAEYEVFPGLLAAGEPIYGYVEAAYWLDVGTPAAFVKGASDLVTGAMTSPVVSGAEHGVLCLDGAFIAASAQVGGGTTVGEGARVGEKARVESSVLFDGAVVESGARVVRSVIGKNARICAGAVLEDVVIGDGATIGPGNELRSGLRVWPGVELPPMAVRFSHDA; encoded by the coding sequence GTGGAAGCGATTCTTCTGGTCGGGGGACAGGGCACCAGGCTGCGGCCGCTGACCCTGTCGACGCCCAAGCCGCTGCTGCCGATGGCCGGCGTTCCGCTGCTGGAGCACCAGCTCACCCGGGCGCGGGAGGCCGGGGTGCGCAGGCTGGTGTTCGCCACCTCCTACCGGGCGTCGATGTTCACCGAGGCGTTCGGCGACGGGTCGCGGCTCGGACTGGAGATCGTGTACTGCACCGAAGAGGAGCCGCTGGGCACCGCGGGCGCGATCCGCAACGCCGCGCAAGCGCTGACCGGCGGCCCGGCCGACCCGGTGCTGGTGCTCAACGGCGACATCCTGTCCAGCCACGACCTGCACGCCCAGCTCGCCGCGCACCGCAAGGCCGACGCGGCGGTGACGCTGCATCTGACGCTGGTGGACGACGCCCGCCGGTACGGGGCGGTGCCGACCGCGCCGGACGGCCGGGTGCTGGCGTTCGTGGAGAAGTCCCCCAACCCGCCGACCAACCAGGTCAACGCGGGCTGCTACATCTTCCGCCGCTCGGTGATCGACGAGATCCCCGAGGGCCGGGTGGTGTCGGCCGAGTACGAGGTCTTCCCCGGGCTGCTGGCCGCCGGGGAGCCGATCTACGGGTACGTGGAGGCGGCGTACTGGCTGGACGTGGGCACCCCGGCGGCGTTCGTGAAGGGGGCCTCGGACCTGGTGACCGGGGCGATGACCTCGCCGGTGGTGAGCGGCGCCGAGCACGGGGTGCTGTGCCTGGACGGGGCGTTCATCGCCGCCAGCGCCCAGGTCGGCGGCGGCACCACGGTCGGCGAGGGCGCCCGGGTGGGGGAGAAGGCCCGGGTGGAGTCCAGCGTGCTGTTCGACGGCGCGGTGGTGGAGTCCGGCGCCCGGGTGGTCCGGTCGGTGATCGGCAAGAACGCCCGGATCTGCGCGGGCGCGGTGCTGGAGGACGTGGTGATCGGCGACGGGGCGACCATCGGCCCCGGCAACGAACTGCGCAGCGGGCTGCGGGTATGGCCGGGCGTGGAGCTGCCGCCGATGGCGGTGCGCTTCTCCCACGACGCGTGA
- a CDS encoding ATP-binding protein — protein sequence MTTAGFGRELLATAAAAGLARTYVDVQLRKLGCVEVVHDAQLVATELVANAIAECEWGGTIRIFLGWRPRGLVFGVWDPGTRMPRRGPMPELTLGTLDLDPAGFDRNGGRGLAVVAALTRDLWVERSRPGGKWVCALLDVTARPEPRPVDVHGSEIKP from the coding sequence GTGACGACGGCGGGTTTCGGGCGGGAGCTGTTGGCCACGGCGGCGGCCGCCGGGTTAGCGCGGACGTACGTTGACGTGCAACTCCGCAAGCTGGGGTGCGTCGAGGTCGTGCATGACGCGCAACTGGTGGCGACCGAGCTGGTCGCCAACGCGATTGCGGAGTGCGAGTGGGGCGGGACCATCCGGATCTTTCTCGGGTGGCGGCCCCGGGGGCTGGTGTTCGGGGTGTGGGATCCCGGCACGCGGATGCCCCGGCGCGGGCCGATGCCGGAGCTGACCCTCGGAACGCTCGATCTCGACCCCGCCGGCTTCGACCGCAACGGGGGCCGGGGCCTGGCCGTCGTGGCGGCGCTCACCCGGGACCTGTGGGTCGAGAGGTCCAGGCCCGGCGGCAAGTGGGTCTGCGCGCTGCTCGACGTCACCGCCCGACCCGAGCCGCGACCGGTGGACGTCCACGGATCGGAGATCAAGCCATGA